Proteins encoded within one genomic window of uncultured Desulfobacter sp.:
- a CDS encoding DUF2442 domain-containing protein, translated as MNTSDIKPGESVKNVHFTEDTLSVDLNDGRTITVPLAWYPRLLHATPEQLNNWQVCGGGFGIHWPDLDEDLSTEGLLKGQPAPRKAFTNVA; from the coding sequence ATGAATACTTCTGATATCAAACCCGGTGAGAGCGTCAAGAACGTCCATTTTACCGAAGATACCTTAAGCGTTGATTTGAACGACGGCCGGACTATCACCGTTCCCTTGGCGTGGTATCCCCGGCTGCTCCATGCGACTCCGGAGCAGTTGAACAACTGGCAGGTGTGCGGCGGCGGGTTTGGGATACACTGGCCGGACCTGGATGAGGATTTAAGCACTGAGGGCTTGCTGAAAGGTCAGCCAGCCCCCAGGAAAGCTTTTACCAATGTGGCATAG
- a CDS encoding DUF4160 domain-containing protein: MPVVLRIGPYRFYFYSHESNEPPHIHVDRDNQSCKFWLEPVTLARNLGFSPKELRTIEALVIEHDRQILEAWHEYF, translated from the coding sequence ATGCCGGTGGTTTTAAGGATAGGCCCCTACCGGTTCTATTTTTACAGTCATGAGTCCAACGAACCGCCCCATATCCACGTTGACCGGGATAACCAATCCTGTAAATTCTGGCTGGAACCCGTCACCCTGGCCAGGAACCTGGGATTTAGTCCCAAAGAACTAAGAACCATTGAAGCGTTGGTCATTGAACATGACCGGCAAATTCTGGAGGCATGGCATGAATACTTCTGA
- a CDS encoding helix-turn-helix transcriptional regulator — protein sequence MTERFRFIMVTDQLRKSFGVRIKELRKSKKWTQKELANKLDVRFPQLNKYECGLHTPPMDKLIKMSEVFDTTIDYLLTGNRMEDSPLHNLRLLERFQALEDFSNEDQETVIKLIDAMIVKNKVEGAIKPFGQRAG from the coding sequence ATGACTGAGAGGTTCAGGTTTATTATGGTAACGGACCAATTACGTAAAAGCTTCGGAGTTCGGATCAAGGAACTGCGGAAGAGCAAAAAATGGACTCAAAAAGAGTTGGCAAACAAGCTTGATGTACGTTTTCCGCAATTAAATAAGTATGAGTGCGGCCTGCACACACCACCTATGGATAAACTGATAAAAATGTCGGAAGTGTTTGATACAACAATTGATTATCTTTTGACAGGCAACAGAATGGAAGACAGTCCCCTTCACAATTTAAGGCTTTTGGAACGGTTCCAGGCCCTGGAGGATTTCAGTAATGAGGACCAGGAGACCGTAATCAAGCTCATTGACGCAATGATTGTCAAAAATAAAGTCGAAGGGGCCATTAAACCCTTTGGGCAAAGGGCAGGCTGA